GGGATCATGACGAGACGGGTTGTCTTAAAGCAGCTTCAGCGGCAGCTTTTTAAAAAGGATTAGTCGATCCTGCTGCAGTTACATATGAAAAACATGAAGGATGGCATCAGCGTCATCCTCTTTCTTTTATCCTTTTTTACAGTGCTTTTTTCGTACTGGTCAGCAAACAGCTTCACCTATACATGTCGTAAACCACACACCATTCAACGTAAAGGCAGGGAAAAGAAAATGGAAAGTACGGGGAAGAACATACCGAAAATAACCAAAAAGCCGCTTGTATTAATTTCTGTGATGCTTGCCATGTTCATGGGGGCGATCGAGGCAACAATCGTTTCGACAGCGATGCCGGCAATTGTTGGGGATCTGGGTGGCTTTTCACTATACAGCTGGGTATTCTCTGCTTACTTATTGATGAATGCGATTACGGTATTGATATACGGTAAATTATCTGACTTATATGGAAGAAAACCAATCATCACGTTTGGCATCATGATGTTCCTGATCGGGTCTGTTGCCTGCGGCATGGCCCAATCGATGGAGCAGCTTATACTCTTTCGGTTTATACAGGGGTTTGGGGCAGGCGCGGTGTTGCCGATGGCCACGACGATCGTAGGCGACATTTATTCAAGGGAAGAGCGGGCAAAGATTCAAGGGTATCTTTCCAGTGTCTGGGGGATATCAGCCGTCAGCGGTCCGCTGGTCGGTGGTTTACTCGTTGAATATGCAAGCTGGCGATACGTATTTTGGGTCAATATTCCATTGGGGCTCCTGGCGATTGCCGGTCTGTGGCTGTATTTGCATGAAGAGATTGAGAAGAAGAAGCCTGAGATTGATGTTGGTGGTGCCGGGCTGCTGGTCGTATCACTCGCGTCCCTCCTGTTCCTCCTCGTCGAAGGAGGCCTGAGCTTTCAGTGGGTATCTTGGCAGGCGGCGTTACTCATCGGAATCTTCCTTATAGGCTCAACTGTGTTTATCATCCATGAGCGGCGCACTCCGCAGCCGATGATGCCGTTTGATCTGTGGAAAGTCAGATCGATTACTGTCGCCAATGTCGTGTCGTTGACCACCGGGGTCATTATCATCGGGATATCCAGTTTTCTCCCTGCATTTGTTCAAGGAGTCATGGAAAGGAGTGCTACCGTTGCAGGTTTTACATTGACCGCCATGTCGATCGGCTGGCCGATTTCTGCCACCATCGGGGGGAGACTGCTGTTGAAGATCGGCTACTTTAAAACTTCCCTGATAGGAGGTGTGGCGCTCATTACAGGCGGGGTTTTCTTCCTGCTGATGGACCCTTCCTCCGGTCCACTGTGGGCGGCTGTTGGCTCATTTTTTGTAGGGGTTGGAATGGGGCTCACCTCCACCTCCTTTATCGTCTCGATTCAATCCTCCGTGACCTGGGAGTCGAGGGGAATTGCGACTGCTACAAACATGTTCATGAGGAACCTGGGGACGACGATCGGTGCAGCATTGCTTGGAGGGATCCTTAACAGCAGGTTGAAGACATATTTTGAACATCACGGACAGGATTACTCCATTGATGATGTGAATATGCTGTTGAATCCAGCGGAAAGAAAATCTTTGGCCCAAGAGGAACTTCAACTTCTTCAAGGTGCATTGACAAGCTCCCTGGATTGGGTGTATGGGGCCGTATTTCTGTTTGCGGTGATCAGCTTCACTTTCATTTTATTTTTCCCTAAAGTGCTAGAAAAATAGTTGGATACCGAGCTGTATAATCAGAAGCAGTGTGAGTATGTGCAGAAGGATTCCAACTTGTTTCAAAGAGAGCTTTCCGGCAATCCTTACGGCAAGCTGGGCACCGATCAGTGCGCCTGAAGCAAATGGAAGAGCAATCATCCATTCAACATGGCCGTTTTGAAAATATATTGTAAACGCCCCGAGACAGCTCAGGAACGTTTGAAATCGGGTGAGCGCAACAGAAGTTAAATAGCTCCTGCCATGCAGTAAATGGGTGTACATGAGCATCGTGGCCTGGCCTGGGCCGAATAATCCGTCATACGTACTGATTCCATACAAATATCCGTAAATGCGGTAGCGTATTCTGCTGTCCCCTTTCGGTCTGATTCCTTTATAGACGCTTAAAAGAAGGGCGAATAGAAGGAAGAAGAAAGCCATCCATTCCAGGTGTCTGGCCGGAATCTGATCTGACAGGAGCGCCCCGGTGAGTCCACCGGCAACAGCGATGGGAAGAAGGGGCAAGCATTCCCTCAATGCTACTTTCCGTTCCTTCACTAAATACACAAAGCTTGTAAATGAACTGGTGATATTAGAAAATTTCGCGGTAGCAATCGCTGTATGGACAGGTATTCCGATCAGAAGCATGACGGGCATCCCGATGAGTCCGCCACTTCCTGCCAGCGTACCGATGAATGCCACAGTGAGTCCGGTCAATAACAATATGATTTCCATCCACTCACACCCTTTCCTTGTACCTTCAGTTTATGCGACTTCTATTAATAATGAAATTTAATATAATTTAACTTATAATATAAGAAAAACTTATGAAGGTGATGCTATGGCGTTTTCCGAATATCAATTACTTCATGTACTTGCACAGGAAATGAACATGAGAAAAGCAGCAGAAAGATTATTTGTTTCTCAACCTGCGCTGTCACAAAGACTGCAGACGATAGAGAAAGAATGGGGAACGAAACTGTTTCTCCGTTCCCAAAAAGGGTTGTCCCTCACTCCCGCCGGGGAACTTGTTGTGGGGCTTGCCGGTGAAATGCTTCAAAAAGAAGAAAGTGTGAAGGAAAGGATTCAGGCACTTGAATACGAGGTGCACGGGACATTGAAGATTGCCTGTGCGTCAATCGTTGGACAGAACTGGCTTCCGAAAGTGCTGAAACGATTTGTTGAAACGTATCCCCATGCCAAAATCTCATTAATGACTGGCTGGAGCAGTGAAATTCTTAAAGCGATTTATGAAGACGAAGTCCATATCGGGATCATCAGGGGGACACCTGATTGGAAAGGACCGAAGCATCATCTGTTTCAAGATACATTATACCTGGTGGACAGGGAAATCCAGTCGATTGAGGACGTGGTGAAGACCGATCGTCCGTTCATTCAATTCAAGAGTGATTCGAATTATTACCAGGAAATCCAGGACTGGTGGCACCGTCAATTCCAGACAACGCCGAAGCGCACGATCGTGGTCGACCAGATTGAGACATGCAAGCAGATGACGTTAAACGGAATCGGTTATGCCATACTTCCGGCCATCACGTTGGATGGAATGGAAGAAGATATTTATAAAATTCCTTTAATGGATGAACATGACTCCCTCATACATCGGGATACATGGTTACTCGGGTATGATTCCGCATTTCAGCTGAGACAGGTAACCGCATTTCTCGAAGTTGTAAACGAATTCATTCATGAAAACGCTCAAGATTGATACTTTTTGGTTGTCTTCCACCCTTTAATTTGATAAAGTAATTGCAGAAACGGATTATGAATTTTTATACATAGCGATGGAGGGAATACTGATGAAAATGATGGACGCGAATGAAATTATTTCTTTTATTCAAAATAGTACGAAATCTACACCTGTAAAGGTTTATGTGAAAGGTGATCTCGAAGGAATCGACTTCGGTTCATCTCAAACATTCCTTCAAGGAAATTCCGGAGTTGTGTTCGGGGAGTGGAGTGAGCTTTCTGCCATTCTTGAAAATAATAAAGAAGCGATCGAAGACTATGTAGTAGAGAATGATCGACGCAACTCTGCGATCCCGTTGCTTGACATGAAAGGAATCAAAGCCCGTATCGAGCCGGGTGCTGTTATCCGTGATCAAGTGGAAATCGGTGATAATGCAGTCATCATGATGGGTGCCATGATCAACATCGGGTCGGTTGTCGGAGAAGGTACGATGATCGATATGAATGTTGTACTTGGAGGACGTGCTACTGTAGGTAAGAATTGTCATATCGGTGCAGGTGCAGTCCTTGCAGGTGTCATTGAGCCGCCATCGGCGAAGCCGGTTGTCATTGAAGATGATGTTGTCATCGGTGCCAATGCAGTTGTGTTAGAGGGCGTTACAGTCGGAAAAGGTGCTGTTGTCGCAGCCGGTGCAATCGTTGTGGATGACGTTGCTCCTTATACTGTCGTTGCCGGTACGCCTGCTAAGAAATTAAAGGATATCGATGATAAGACGAAATCAAAGACGGAAATCAAACAAGAGTTACGTCAGCTTTAATAGCAGACTTACATGAAATAAGGATAACCATGGGAAAAGAACGGACGGTCGACGTCGGTTCTTTTCTTGTACACAGGTCCATTCTTACTGCCGATAAAAGGAGAATCACAATGACGATGATAGATTTCAAAGAGATCCGGAGAGATTTGCACCGGATTCCGGAGCTTGGCTTTCAAGAGATTAAAACACAGCAATATTTGTGCAATTATCTTTCAGGCCTTCCGGCAGAACGTATAGAAGTGAAAAAATGGAAAACAGGACTTTTCGTCAAGGTACATGGAACAGAGCCTAATAGAGTAATCGGATACAG
The nucleotide sequence above comes from Bacillus sp. KH172YL63. Encoded proteins:
- a CDS encoding MDR family MFS transporter, which encodes MESTGKNIPKITKKPLVLISVMLAMFMGAIEATIVSTAMPAIVGDLGGFSLYSWVFSAYLLMNAITVLIYGKLSDLYGRKPIITFGIMMFLIGSVACGMAQSMEQLILFRFIQGFGAGAVLPMATTIVGDIYSREERAKIQGYLSSVWGISAVSGPLVGGLLVEYASWRYVFWVNIPLGLLAIAGLWLYLHEEIEKKKPEIDVGGAGLLVVSLASLLFLLVEGGLSFQWVSWQAALLIGIFLIGSTVFIIHERRTPQPMMPFDLWKVRSITVANVVSLTTGVIIIGISSFLPAFVQGVMERSATVAGFTLTAMSIGWPISATIGGRLLLKIGYFKTSLIGGVALITGGVFFLLMDPSSGPLWAAVGSFFVGVGMGLTSTSFIVSIQSSVTWESRGIATATNMFMRNLGTTIGAALLGGILNSRLKTYFEHHGQDYSIDDVNMLLNPAERKSLAQEELQLLQGALTSSLDWVYGAVFLFAVISFTFILFFPKVLEK
- a CDS encoding sulfite exporter TauE/SafE family protein gives rise to the protein MEIILLLTGLTVAFIGTLAGSGGLIGMPVMLLIGIPVHTAIATAKFSNITSSFTSFVYLVKERKVALRECLPLLPIAVAGGLTGALLSDQIPARHLEWMAFFFLLFALLLSVYKGIRPKGDSRIRYRIYGYLYGISTYDGLFGPGQATMLMYTHLLHGRSYLTSVALTRFQTFLSCLGAFTIYFQNGHVEWMIALPFASGALIGAQLAVRIAGKLSLKQVGILLHILTLLLIIQLGIQLFF
- a CDS encoding LysR family transcriptional regulator, producing MAFSEYQLLHVLAQEMNMRKAAERLFVSQPALSQRLQTIEKEWGTKLFLRSQKGLSLTPAGELVVGLAGEMLQKEESVKERIQALEYEVHGTLKIACASIVGQNWLPKVLKRFVETYPHAKISLMTGWSSEILKAIYEDEVHIGIIRGTPDWKGPKHHLFQDTLYLVDREIQSIEDVVKTDRPFIQFKSDSNYYQEIQDWWHRQFQTTPKRTIVVDQIETCKQMTLNGIGYAILPAITLDGMEEDIYKIPLMDEHDSLIHRDTWLLGYDSAFQLRQVTAFLEVVNEFIHENAQD
- the dapD gene encoding 2,3,4,5-tetrahydropyridine-2,6-dicarboxylate N-acetyltransferase; the protein is MKMMDANEIISFIQNSTKSTPVKVYVKGDLEGIDFGSSQTFLQGNSGVVFGEWSELSAILENNKEAIEDYVVENDRRNSAIPLLDMKGIKARIEPGAVIRDQVEIGDNAVIMMGAMINIGSVVGEGTMIDMNVVLGGRATVGKNCHIGAGAVLAGVIEPPSAKPVVIEDDVVIGANAVVLEGVTVGKGAVVAAGAIVVDDVAPYTVVAGTPAKKLKDIDDKTKSKTEIKQELRQL